The following is a genomic window from Bacteroidia bacterium.
AGACGTATACACCACGACTGAAAAACCTCTCTATTGGCGATCGGCCAAAAACACTGATTGAGGAAATTTCCGAAAAGATGCTGGCGACGTTCGCGAATGCGCCGTTGCTCGATGCCTACGACGTATATCAGCATCTGATGGAGTACTGGGCCGGCACGATGCAGGACGATGTGTACATCATCGTGCAGGAAGGGTGGAAGGCCATACTGGACGGCAAGCCCAATACCGAGCTCATTCCTGCGGAACTCATCATCAACAGGTATTTCTTACTGGAGGAAGAGGCGATTGAACAGCTCGAATCCCAACGTGAGGACCTCGCCCGGCAGTTGGAGGAACTGGACGAAGAGCATGGGGGCGAGGATGGCCTGCTTGCTGATGCGAAAAACGACAAGGGGAAACTGACGAGACTGAGCGTGAAAGCACGGATGACCGACATCAAAACAGACAAGGATTCCGGAGACGAACAGAAGCTTCTGGATGCTTGCCTCGCACTCATCGACGCGGAAACCGATGCTCGTAAACAGGTGAAGGATGCGATGAACGCGCTGAATGCCAAAGTCGCCGCAAAGTACGCGAAACTGGATGCTGATGAGATCAGGACGCTGGTCGTGGACGATAAATGGCTGGCTGCACTCGCAATTGCTGCACAGTCTGAACTGGACCGCGTATCGCAAACCCTCACCGGCCGCATCCGCCAGCTCGCCGAACGCTACGCCACACCGCTGCCGCAGCTCGTGGATGAAGTGGCCGCTCTCGCCGCAAAGGTGGACGGACACCTCAAGAAGATGGGGGCGAAAACATGAGCAAGGCAAAAAAGACCGCCATCGACGTCCAGGGCACGGCTATCACCATCCTGTCCAGGGAGCACGGCGACTACATCTCGCTCACCGACATGGTGCGTAATTTCGATGGCGGTAGCGCACTCATCGAACGATGGCTCAAGAACAAGGACACCATCATCTTCCTTGGGGTCTGGGAACAGATTCACAACCCGGATTTTAATTCCCTCGAATTCGAGGGAATTAGAAATGAAGCAGGACGGAACAGCTTGCTCACCACCAGCGCCGCGGCACGGCAGCTTGATGCGCCCGGAAAGGGGATGAAATGAGCGCACATTGTACCGCCACCCCGCTGCCGCAGCTCACCGACAAAGTGGCGACGCTCGCATCACGCGTCGACGGACACGTCAAGAAGATGGGAGCCAAGCTGGACACCCCTTCCCGGATTCAACCGCCGCTGTCGGTTGAATTCACAGGCTCGACCAGTTGGCCAATAAATCTGTCGGCGCTTCTGGAGACGCTTCCGCGCAGTTTCACCCTCGGCTGGTCCCATTATGTCGAATTGCTCACGATCAACGACACCGCCGAACGTCGTTTCTACGAGATCGAAGCCGACACCAACCAGTGGAGCGTCCGCGAACTCACCCATCAGTATCTCGGCCAGATGCAGATCTATGTGAATTATTTCGACCGCCACGTGAAGCTGCCGGAGGAACTCCCCACCATCGGCATCGCCCTATGCCACCGGAAAAACGACGCCCTCGTGGAACTCACTCTGCCTAAAGACGCCAATATCTTCGCCTCCAAATACCAGCTTTACCTGCCGTCCAAAGAGGAACTGAAAGCCCGCTTGAAAAGGATCACGGAGGAGCTTGAACACGGCTCACGCGGTGACGCGGAGAGTGTGGAGAATGGAGAGTTGAAAATGGAGAATGGAGAATGAAAGTCAACAATAATTCTCAATTCTCCACTGTCCATTCTCCATTGATCCCGCCCGGCTATAAACAAACCGAGGTGGGCGTCATTCCGGAGGATTGGGAGGTAGCCCACCTTGGCGACTTGAAGCCGTTCGTCACGAGTGGTTCACGCGGTTGGGCCTCCTATTATTCCGAACGAGGCGACCTGTTCGTCCGGATCACGAATCTTTCT
Proteins encoded in this region:
- a CDS encoding PDDEXK nuclease domain-containing protein — translated: MSAHCTATPLPQLTDKVATLASRVDGHVKKMGAKLDTPSRIQPPLSVEFTGSTSWPINLSALLETLPRSFTLGWSHYVELLTINDTAERRFYEIEADTNQWSVRELTHQYLGQMQIYVNYFDRHVKLPEELPTIGIALCHRKNDALVELTLPKDANIFASKYQLYLPSKEELKARLKRITEELEHGSRGDAESVENGELKMENGE